Proteins encoded within one genomic window of Oryza glaberrima chromosome 12, OglaRS2, whole genome shotgun sequence:
- the LOC127758153 gene encoding prolamin PPROL 17D-like, which yields MKIIFFFALLAIAACSASAQFDAVTQVYRQYQLQPHLMLQQQMLSPCGELVRQQCSTVASPFFQSPVFQLRNCQVMQQRCCQQLRMIAQQSHCQAISSVQAIVQQLQLQQFAGVYFDQTQAQAQAMLALNLPSICGIYPSYNTAPCSTPTVGGIWY from the coding sequence ATGAAGATCATTTTCTTCTTTGCTCTCCTTGCTATTGCTGCATGCAGCGCCTCTGCGCAGTTTGATGCTGTTACTCAAGTTTACAGGCAATATCAGCTGCAGCCGCATCTCATGCTGCAGCAACAGATGCTTAGCCCATGCGGTGAGCTCGTAAGGCAGCAGTGCAGCACAGTGGCAAGCCCCTTCTTCCAATCACCCGTGTTTCAACTGAGAAACTGCCAAGTCATGCAGCAGCGGTGCTGCCAACAGCTCAGGATGATCGCGCAACAGTCTCACTGCCAGGCCATTAGCAGTGTTCAGGCGATTGTGCAGCAGCTACAGCTACAACAGTTTGCTGGCGTCTACTTCGATCAGACTCAAGCTCAAGCCCAAGCTATGTTGGCCCTAAACTTGCCGTCAATATGTGGTATCTACCCAAGCTACAACACTGCTCCCTGTAGCACTCCCACCGTCGGTGGTATCTGGTACTGA